GCCAGGTGCTCTCCCACTTCTGCAGCACGTCGCGGTCGAGGAAGGCCAGGTACTGGGCTGCCTTCGCGCCGTACTTGGTCTGCAGCCCGGGGGACTTCGTCACCAGCTCAAGAAACTGCGCGAGGCGGTAGGTGACCATCCCGTCATGGACCTGGTACTCGCAGGGCTCGGGTGCAAGAGTGGTGACCTCGAAGGTCGCACCGGTCTTGGCCGGTCCGGCGAGAGTGAGCTGCGCGGGCGGAATCTGGGTGATCTGCACCGTGCCCGTGTAGGCCGCGCGAGCGATCTCCTGGCTCGTGGTCGCGTCGGTGATGACATAGGAGTCCGGCGCCGGGAAGGTGATCAGGTAGCGGTGACCGGTCGCCTTTGGCTGATCTGCTCGCGACCAGGGTCGCTGAGAAGTCGGTGTCAGCGTCAGAGCGCCGACGTCACCCACGGGCTTGGCCTCGATGACGCTTACCGAGTAGTCGGCGTCGCTCCAGGCCCGGAAGCCCTGGGGATTGGGCCTGAGGCTCTCCAGCATCCGGTCCCAGTGGCTGACGAACTTGTCGAGCCAGTAGGTGTCCTGGCTGACCTCGTAGCAGTAGAGGTAGTCGCGCAGGTAGCTTGCCTCACCCCAGCCCAGGCCGCCGGAGGTCTTGGCATCGGAGTTGCCCATACCGTTGCGGTTGGTGGCGTCCCAGAGCTGGTAGCGCCCGAGCAGCCCAGGCACTCGCCCCTGCAGGGAGGAGGCGATTCGTGCGCGGTCCTCAGGGGAGAGGTTGGCTGCCTGTGAAGGGGCTAGAGTGGGCAAGAGGGCGACGAGGGAGAACAGGGCTGACAGCCGGAAGACAGGGTCCATGGGGTCAGGCCTCCCGTGGCCGAGGTGGGCGGTTCTCAGGCGGCTGCGGTTTTGTTACGAAGCGGCGCCTCCGAGTTCCGAAGGCGCCGCTGAGGCTCCAGCTTTGAGGGCGATCAGGCTTCCCGCAATGGGATCGCCGGGTAGGTGGCGAACTCCATCTGCTCGATGGTTCTGCCCTCGCTGTTGGCGATGCGGAAGCCGATGACCCAGGTATGGGCATTGGTGTTCATGGTGTTGGTGGTCTCGATGCGGATCTTGTTCTCGCCGGCGGGGATCATGACCGCCACCGGGTCGAGACCGAAGCCATCGGTGCGCTCGCGCTCGAAGACCACACGGTCGTTGAGGGTGATGCGCACCCGGTCATCGTAGCTGACATAGAGCTGTCCGCTTCGCGTCTCCGGGCAGTGGAAGCTCGTCCAGAGGACCTCTTCGCCGTCCTGAAAACGCTCCGAGGCCGACCGGTACTCGTTCAGATCGAGGACACTGAGACGGCTGATGACCTTGCGGGCACCGTCGCCGCAGAGCCATTCGATGGTCTCCTGGGGCCCTGGTGGGAGATCACGGGCTCCGGCCGAGAGGGTTGCCTCCGGTGCCAGCGCCTCGGCCTCCACCGGGGTCATGAAGTCGCGGTGCGGCTCGTGCTGGTACCAGAAGGCGACGGAGCGGCAATCCCCTGCGGGCACACCCACCTGGGAGAAGAGACTGGAGCGGAACTGGAGTGGGCTGCCCAGGTGGAAGCGTCGCAGGGACCAGGGACCCTCGGCCTGCTGCTCGATACCCTCGAAGTAGTCAGCGGCCCGTGTGCCCGACAGGGCATGGGTGCGACCCAGGCCGTCGATCACATGGAGCTCGCCCGTGAGCTCCTGCCAGTCCACGTCGGCGAAGGAGGGCCGAACCTGGAGGACGGCGCCGACGAAAGCGCCCTGGCCCTGTGCACGGGCAAAGCAGAGGCTGTGGGGACCGGTGCCGGAGGTCGTCTCGCGATTCCACTGGGCATGGAGCATTCCCGGGCTGTGCGTGAGCTCCTCGGGTTTGTGGACGTCGTAGTCGAGATGGACGGCGAAAGGCTCGTCGGGCTGGAGGCTATCCGCCGCCAGGTTGGCCACTTCGACCCGCGCCTGCCGAAGGAAGGGCATGGGCAGTCGGAGGGCGATGCCCCCGTTAGTCGTGGTGCCGAGAGCCAGGCTATCGAAGTTGCCGCCGCCGAGCAGGTCGGATATCGGTATCTCGATGCTGGGTGTGGCGTCCTCGTCCCAGGAGCAGCGGAGGACCACCCCGGGCAGGCTGCAGGAGGGACCAAGCCAGAGTCGGGAGATGACGCCAGGGCCGACCAGATTGGCTACCGGCCAGACCTCGCCAGGCGACAGGGAAGGCTTGAGAATTGCCACACGGCGTTGCCGGGGTTCATTGATTGAGGGCAAGAGCGGGTAGGATTGCATCGCGGCGACTGTCCCTCCTGTCCGTTGGGCCCGTGATCAGGCCGTGGCGACGCCGTCGCCGAGTAGCACGCGGCAGACCTCCAGGGCATAGCGGATCGCTGCGTCAAGGATCACCAGGGGCCGACCGCGCTCGCCGGGAATCTCAAGGTTGAAGGGGCCATGATAGTCGGCCTGCCTGAGCGCGGCGATGATTGCGGGCCAGTCCGCCTTGCTGCCATAGGCGAAGGGGATGCGATGCTGGTCGCCCGAGCCGTCATTGTCGGCGATGTGCAGCGCGATAAGCAGGTCGCCGGCGGTCCGCACGGCCTCGACATTGTCCCAGCCTTCGAGGATGGCATGACCGGTATCCAGGCAGATACCGAGCGCCGGCGAGCCGATCTGGCCGATCAGTTCGCGGACGTCAGCCGTTGAACCGCCCCAGCCGGCGCAGTCCTCAGGACCCTTGCTGCGCCCAGTGCCGTTCTCCAGGGCGATGCGGACGCCAAGGGACTTCGCGCAGTCGGCGAGGTCGCTGACAGCCCGGAGGCGGATCTCCTGCTGCTCACGGACCTGCGCCGAGCTCCCCAGGTCTTTGTTGCCGCCGGTGTGCAAGACGCCGGTGGGAATGCCCAGGGTCGCCAGCACCTGCAGGTCGCGGCGGATGGTCTCCTGGTCATGCTGACGGCGCTCAGGGTCGATGTGCGCGACGTTGGCAGTGATCGTCAGATGGGCCTGCGGCATGGCGACCCCAAGTGAGGGGGCAAGCTGGCGCAGGGAGACCAGTCGGGCCTGGGAATCCGGCGCGTCGCGCAGGACCTCCAGGTGCTCGGTGGAGAGTTCGACGGCTTGCCAGCCGGCCTCTGCGATACGACGCAGGGCCTCTTCCGGTGAGAGTTCGTAGTAGATGCTGGTCCACATGCACGGACGCATGACGCGACACGCCTCGCAATCTAAGATAGTGATGGCCGGCTGGGACTAGCCCAGGTAGATCTCAAAGGTGACGCTGATGTCGCCCATCTGGATCTGGTCGCCGGGTCTGAGAGTGACGGGACTGGCGATACGCTCGCCGTTGAGGAAGGTCCCGTTGAGGCTGTTGAGGTCGGACAGCACATACCCGGCCTCGGTGCGGGCGATTCTTACATGCTGCGGTGATGCCTTCGGGTCGGCCAGGCGCAGGTCGCAGTCGGCTGAGCTGCCGACCAGGAAGGGACTCTTCTGGAGGCTGATATTCGGTGCGCCCGGAGCGGTGAGATAGGCCCAACCGGCGGGCACCGCAGCTCCCGCAGCGGCAACCGGAGCGCCTGCCGGAGCTGTCGTCTTCGCTCGCTGTGCCGCCATGACCCCAACCACTGCGGCGAGGGCAACAAGCAGCACGGCCAGGACGATTAGGCCCACAATGATGGCTGTAGCTGGAGAGCCTGCCGGGGCCTCCGGCGCGGTCGGTGCCGCCAGGTTGGCGCTCTCGGGAGTGATCGAAGCGTCTGCCGCGGGCTGCTGGGTCTGCGGCATACGGTAGTCGTTGATCGGGACCTGCGGCGCCACAGGCTGCACCGTGGCGTTGTCCTGTGCAGGTGGGAGCGGAGCAAGCGGCTGAGCAGGAGCCGGCGCCATGGGTGTCGTCGGGACCGCAGGCACCTCGGGCACGGCCGTCCCGGTGGCGCCTTCGGTGCGAGAGGTGGAAGAGGGGCGCGACGTAGTCGTGCGGCTGCTATCGCGAGGCGCTGCCGGCTTGTGGGTTGAGGTGGAGGAAGGCTTGCTGCCGTTGCGGGTGGTGGAGGTCTCGGAGCTGCCGGAGCGGGGCTTCGCGGACTCGCCCATGAGTGCGCGCACCGCTTCGGAAGCCCGGTCACTGTCGGACCGAGTGGCCTCCTGGCGGTCCGACGAGGAGCTCGACGTGGTGCCGGACCCCTCGTCCTGCTGAGCCCCTAGCGGCAGGCACAGGAAGGGAAGAGCCAGGATCAGGAAGGCGGGCGCGATGCGTCGCATGGAACACAACCCCCATCAGGGATGACCACCCGGCTGCCCGTGCAACCATGGCGGCGTAGTCACGAATGTCTATGCATACAATACCAGTAACACCGGGACGGTCAAGGGGATTCCCCTGACCGTCGGCAGAGGCACGGAGACACTCGTCGCAGAAAAACACACCCTGACGGCTAGAAGCCGTCAGGGTGTTTCGCTGAGAAGCCGGAAACTACCTGCGGGGGGTCAGGCAGCGGCCTCCAGCTTATATCCGACACCGGGCACCGTGATGATGAGCTTAGGGCTCTTCCGGTTCTCTTCGAGCTTGCCGCGCAAGCGCCCGATGTGAACATCGAGGGTACGGGTACGAATGCCCTCCGGGTACGCCCAGACTTCCCACAGCAACTGTTTCGACGGAATGACCTCCCCAGGACGCGAAGCAAGAGCACAGAGCAGGTCGAATTCCTTGGGCGTGAGCGTAACCTCGTGCTCGTCGCAGGAGACCGTGCGGCGGTCACGACGGATGACCAGCGGGCCTGCCACGAGTTCGCGTTGCGGCTGCCGCTGGGAGTACTCGCGGACTCTTCGCATCAGAGCCCGGACCCTGGCGACCAGTTCGGCACGCTGGAAAGGCTTAACAAGATAGTCGTCTGCGCCCACCTCCAACCCAACCACTCGGTCGATGTCGCCCCTTCGTCCCGTGAGCATGATGATAGGTACCACGGAAAAGCGTCTCAGCTCACGGCATACGTCCAGCCCGTCCATATCCGGCAGACTGAGATCAAGCAGAACGAGATTCGGCTGTTCGTCGTGCATTCTGGCCAAGGCCTCCGCCCCGCTGCTCACTGCGACAGAGGCCAACCCCGCGTCCGTAAGGGCATCTGTTAAGGCTTCATGGAGGTAACGATCGTCCTCCACAATCAAGGCCGTACCGTTCATGAGGGCATAACTCCCCACTCAGTGATCTGCCCCCACCCAGCAGGTCTATTCTAGCCGCCAGGAGGGTGGAGGAAACACAAAACCTGACTTGGGCGGGTTGTGACAAGCTCTCTCGCGTCTGTAACGGGACGGCGACAGACGAGCTACGGAGTGGATATCGGCCAGCGTACCCCGGGGTTTAGTGCGGGGTACGGACTGCCCGCCGACGGCAGGACAGGGGATTGCGGAAAGGGTACTTGACAAGGGGGGTACACGACGGGATAAGGTGAAGGGGAGTGCAGGATGCCCAGCGGCCACGGACTGCTGGGCCTCGTTGTGTGCTTGCCCCTTGTGAAGCCACGACGCATCGGCGCCGCAGACGAGTTGACGCCGTTCCGAGGACGACCCAATGAGCGATTCACCCCGTGTTGAACTCCGTCCCGCCATGCCCGAGCAGGTGGCGCTGATGGCCAGGATCATCCGCAAGGCCTTCTGCCCTGTTGCCCAGCAGTGGGGGATTACCCGAGAGAAGCTCCCCAACTACGCCAGTTTTGAGACTGCCGCCCACCTTCGTAAGCACATGGTGGAACGCCGGATCACCATGTTTGTGTTGTATGAAGATGACCTTCCTGTTGGCTGCGGTGGATGCTCACCCGACCAGGAGGTGCCCGCCAAGGGCTGGCTGAACCGTGTGGCTGTGCCCCCGGCTAACCAGGGGCAGGGCCGAGGGAAGCTCCTGGTGCGGCTTCTTGAGGAGGAACTGCGCAGACGCGGCTACACCCGTGTGCGCCTGGGTTGCCTGCCGCATCTGAAGGGCTTCTACGAGGCCCTGGGCTACGAAGTGATGGGGTCTTGGCACATCGAGAACTGGCCTGCTGACTTGCTGCAGATGGAGCGCGACCTGGTACCCACGACGGAGGTG
The DNA window shown above is from Armatimonadia bacterium and carries:
- a CDS encoding DUF2961 domain-containing protein, coding for MQSYPLLPSINEPRQRRVAILKPSLSPGEVWPVANLVGPGVISRLWLGPSCSLPGVVLRCSWDEDATPSIEIPISDLLGGGNFDSLALGTTTNGGIALRLPMPFLRQARVEVANLAADSLQPDEPFAVHLDYDVHKPEELTHSPGMLHAQWNRETTSGTGPHSLCFARAQGQGAFVGAVLQVRPSFADVDWQELTGELHVIDGLGRTHALSGTRAADYFEGIEQQAEGPWSLRRFHLGSPLQFRSSLFSQVGVPAGDCRSVAFWYQHEPHRDFMTPVEAEALAPEATLSAGARDLPPGPQETIEWLCGDGARKVISRLSVLDLNEYRSASERFQDGEEVLWTSFHCPETRSGQLYVSYDDRVRITLNDRVVFERERTDGFGLDPVAVMIPAGENKIRIETTNTMNTNAHTWVIGFRIANSEGRTIEQMEFATYPAIPLREA
- a CDS encoding sugar phosphate isomerase/epimerase family protein; amino-acid sequence: MRPCMWTSIYYELSPEEALRRIAEAGWQAVELSTEHLEVLRDAPDSQARLVSLRQLAPSLGVAMPQAHLTITANVAHIDPERRQHDQETIRRDLQVLATLGIPTGVLHTGGNKDLGSSAQVREQQEIRLRAVSDLADCAKSLGVRIALENGTGRSKGPEDCAGWGGSTADVRELIGQIGSPALGICLDTGHAILEGWDNVEAVRTAGDLLIALHIADNDGSGDQHRIPFAYGSKADWPAIIAALRQADYHGPFNLEIPGERGRPLVILDAAIRYALEVCRVLLGDGVATA
- a CDS encoding FHA domain-containing protein — translated: MRRIAPAFLILALPFLCLPLGAQQDEGSGTTSSSSSDRQEATRSDSDRASEAVRALMGESAKPRSGSSETSTTRNGSKPSSTSTHKPAAPRDSSRTTTSRPSSTSRTEGATGTAVPEVPAVPTTPMAPAPAQPLAPLPPAQDNATVQPVAPQVPINDYRMPQTQQPAADASITPESANLAAPTAPEAPAGSPATAIIVGLIVLAVLLVALAAVVGVMAAQRAKTTAPAGAPVAAAGAAVPAGWAYLTAPGAPNISLQKSPFLVGSSADCDLRLADPKASPQHVRIARTEAGYVLSDLNSLNGTFLNGERIASPVTLRPGDQIQMGDISVTFEIYLG
- a CDS encoding response regulator transcription factor, whose protein sequence is MNGTALIVEDDRYLHEALTDALTDAGLASVAVSSGAEALARMHDEQPNLVLLDLSLPDMDGLDVCRELRRFSVVPIIMLTGRRGDIDRVVGLEVGADDYLVKPFQRAELVARVRALMRRVREYSQRQPQRELVAGPLVIRRDRRTVSCDEHEVTLTPKEFDLLCALASRPGEVIPSKQLLWEVWAYPEGIRTRTLDVHIGRLRGKLEENRKSPKLIITVPGVGYKLEAAA
- a CDS encoding GNAT family N-acetyltransferase, yielding MSDSPRVELRPAMPEQVALMARIIRKAFCPVAQQWGITREKLPNYASFETAAHLRKHMVERRITMFVLYEDDLPVGCGGCSPDQEVPAKGWLNRVAVPPANQGQGRGKLLVRLLEEELRRRGYTRVRLGCLPHLKGFYEALGYEVMGSWHIENWPADLLQMERDLVPTTEVQAVAETEEQEAVCSEEAPSDCCTK